The following are encoded together in the Bradymonas sediminis genome:
- a CDS encoding GH92 family glycosyl hydrolase, producing the protein MNPKTIFLFSLFALAVFAGCASDENSTPAADISDASPDTTADAVDVADTLDAKPQWVDAERAFSLVDPFIGTGGLGFGYAALTPTAQVPNGLVKLGPDTSKDGKYYPQSHFSGYHYDDPEVRGFTHLHLVGTGAPGLGNLSVLPVATVDAAKPWAQYTALDKDSEQAAPGYYSVHLPDAGVTVELTASLRAGFHRYRSDAGGITLLFNPASSIVTSAETEVTMAVDGQTIEGHVVFGGDFATRSGPFTLYFSATSDSAPTAVSTWDDSGVNAGASSAQGVEGGAVLDFSDAEQVELRVGLSFVDLDQARLHRSEELDAKTFEAVREEAKAAWLDKLGRVRVRGGAEDDLRIFYTALYNVWRMPTRLDGADGRYRGMDDQIHQVNGSKYYSDLSLWDTFRTLHPLLTLIDPDLQRDSLNSLLAMKRATGFIPRWPALQTYTNSMLGTPADQLFAESALKGIDGVDYQEAFDALLITATQQTPPGSIFTGRRAVARYLELGYVPDDEFSQSVSRTLEYAWNDWALANLADHLGRAEASALRERSENWKNTFEETTKFMTPRNADGSFVVMMSHGAFSEDHYTEGNAWHWRFYPIWHPTQLSEAFGGPSALYEQLHKFFDDAGINTDDYLPLLPDGKYWHGNEHDIGAPYLFNFTDRPAEVGKWVRLIQSTAYGSGPDGLVGNDDGGTLSAWYIFSALGFSPVAGHDTYMLGSPLFPEIEVDLGDGKTLRIEAPGAGPETPYVVGVNVNGQAHDGPYFTHAELQGSTVYFDMAAEAPAAD; encoded by the coding sequence ATGAACCCAAAGACCATCTTCCTTTTTAGCCTCTTCGCGCTCGCGGTATTCGCGGGATGCGCCAGCGACGAAAACTCAACGCCCGCGGCCGATATATCGGACGCCTCACCGGACACGACCGCCGACGCCGTTGATGTCGCTGATACGCTCGACGCAAAGCCGCAGTGGGTCGACGCCGAGCGGGCCTTTTCGTTGGTCGACCCATTTATCGGCACGGGAGGATTGGGCTTCGGCTATGCCGCGCTCACCCCGACCGCCCAGGTCCCCAACGGACTGGTAAAGCTCGGCCCAGACACCTCGAAAGATGGCAAATACTACCCCCAATCCCACTTCAGCGGCTATCATTATGATGACCCGGAGGTGCGCGGATTTACCCATCTTCACCTGGTGGGCACCGGCGCACCGGGGCTTGGAAACCTGAGCGTTTTGCCGGTCGCGACCGTCGACGCTGCCAAGCCCTGGGCGCAATATACCGCGCTCGACAAAGACAGCGAGCAGGCGGCTCCGGGCTATTATTCAGTTCACCTCCCCGACGCCGGCGTCACCGTCGAACTTACCGCCTCACTTCGCGCGGGCTTTCATCGCTATCGCAGCGACGCCGGCGGCATCACCCTGCTCTTCAACCCGGCCTCGAGCATCGTTACTTCGGCCGAAACCGAGGTGACGATGGCGGTCGACGGCCAGACCATCGAGGGTCATGTGGTCTTTGGCGGTGATTTCGCGACCCGAAGCGGCCCGTTCACCCTCTACTTTTCGGCGACCAGCGACTCCGCCCCCACCGCGGTCTCCACCTGGGATGACAGCGGCGTGAACGCTGGCGCGTCGAGCGCTCAGGGAGTCGAAGGCGGCGCGGTGCTCGACTTCAGCGACGCCGAGCAGGTTGAGCTGCGCGTCGGCCTCTCCTTCGTCGACCTCGACCAGGCGCGGCTGCACCGAAGCGAAGAGCTCGACGCCAAGACCTTTGAAGCCGTGCGCGAAGAGGCCAAAGCCGCCTGGCTCGACAAGCTCGGGCGCGTGCGCGTGCGCGGCGGCGCCGAAGACGACCTGCGCATCTTCTACACCGCCCTCTATAATGTGTGGCGCATGCCGACCCGACTCGACGGGGCGGACGGGCGCTACCGCGGCATGGACGACCAGATTCACCAGGTCAACGGCTCCAAATATTATTCAGATCTGTCGCTGTGGGACACGTTCCGCACCCTCCACCCATTGCTCACGCTCATCGACCCGGACCTGCAGCGCGATAGCCTGAACTCATTGCTCGCGATGAAGCGCGCCACCGGCTTTATCCCGCGCTGGCCGGCGCTCCAGACCTATACCAATAGCATGCTGGGGACGCCCGCCGACCAACTCTTCGCCGAAAGCGCGCTCAAGGGAATCGACGGCGTCGACTACCAGGAGGCATTCGACGCCCTACTCATCACAGCGACCCAACAAACGCCCCCCGGCTCGATCTTCACCGGCCGGCGCGCGGTCGCTCGCTACCTCGAGCTTGGCTACGTGCCCGACGACGAATTTAGCCAATCCGTCTCCCGCACCCTGGAATACGCATGGAACGATTGGGCGCTCGCCAATTTAGCCGATCACCTCGGCCGCGCCGAGGCGAGCGCGCTGCGTGAGCGTTCGGAGAATTGGAAGAATACATTTGAGGAGACGACGAAATTCATGACCCCGCGAAACGCCGATGGCAGCTTCGTCGTGATGATGAGCCACGGCGCTTTTAGCGAAGACCACTACACCGAGGGCAACGCCTGGCATTGGCGATTCTACCCGATCTGGCACCCCACCCAGCTCAGCGAGGCCTTCGGCGGCCCAAGCGCGCTCTACGAGCAACTCCACAAATTCTTCGACGACGCAGGCATCAACACCGACGACTATCTACCGCTGCTCCCCGATGGCAAATATTGGCATGGCAACGAGCACGATATCGGCGCGCCCTACCTATTCAACTTCACCGACCGCCCCGCCGAGGTCGGCAAATGGGTGCGCCTCATCCAATCCACCGCCTACGGCAGCGGCCCGGACGGGCTGGTCGGCAATGACGACGGCGGCACCCTGTCGGCCTGGTATATCTTCAGCGCTCTCGGCTTCTCGCCGGTCGCCGGCCACGACACCTATATGCTCGGCTCGCCGCTCTTCCCCGAGATCGAAGTCGACCTGGGCGACGGTAAAACCCTGCGCATTGAGGCCCCTGGCGCAGGCCCGGAGACCCCCTATGTCGTCGGCGTGAATGTGAACGGCCAAGCCCACGACGGCCCGTATTTTACTCACGCCGAACTGCAGGGAAGCACCGTCTATTTCGACATGGCTGCCGAAGCACCGGCGGCGGACTGA